The proteins below come from a single Terriglobia bacterium genomic window:
- the tnpA gene encoding IS200/IS605 family transposase produces the protein MNIQNYESLNWAYQLHYYICFRSHRRKALFTSSMLLERLSARLLEICQKHGYHLFESKWCSKQVRLVVSLRPDQAISRVIQTLKTNLASVCGLESPVWARGFLAKSTGRVNRETVRHYLMAQTAHHRYADRLLPPVFRYRNQDRRPLRSAHAFFDLSHHVVLATQFRRAVFDAATARELGSYWLGVAEKRGFAIDQMSILPDHGHLLMRIVPQASVESCVLALMNNGQYFMAKHFPEILVRAGMDRLWESSAYAGTCGEFTTALMRTFLRNGW, from the coding sequence ATGAATATTCAAAATTATGAGTCCTTGAACTGGGCCTATCAACTTCATTATTACATCTGTTTTCGATCTCATCGTCGGAAGGCACTTTTCACTTCCTCAATGTTGCTGGAAAGGCTCAGTGCACGCCTTCTCGAAATCTGCCAAAAGCACGGCTATCATCTTTTTGAGTCCAAATGGTGTTCCAAGCAAGTCCGCTTGGTGGTGAGTTTGCGTCCGGATCAAGCGATCTCAAGGGTGATCCAGACCCTCAAGACGAACCTGGCTTCAGTGTGTGGATTGGAATCTCCCGTATGGGCGCGGGGATTTCTGGCGAAAAGCACTGGGCGAGTGAACCGGGAGACCGTTCGTCACTATCTGATGGCCCAGACAGCGCACCACAGATACGCTGACCGCCTTCTTCCACCCGTATTTCGTTACCGGAATCAGGATCGAAGACCACTCCGTTCTGCGCATGCCTTCTTTGACTTGAGTCATCATGTGGTCCTGGCGACGCAATTTCGGAGAGCCGTGTTTGATGCTGCGACTGCCCGGGAGTTGGGTAGCTACTGGCTCGGGGTCGCGGAAAAACGGGGATTCGCCATTGATCAAATGAGTATCCTGCCGGATCATGGACACCTGCTGATGAGAATTGTGCCTCAGGCGAGCGTGGAGTCTTGCGTGCTCGCGCTGATGAATAACGGACAGTATTTCATGGCGAAACACTTTCCGGAGATTCTCGTGAGGGCAGGGATGGACCGACTGTGGGAAAGCTCGGCGTACGCTGGAACCTGCGGCGAATTCACAACAGCGTTGATGAGGACATTTTTGAGGAACGGCTGGTAG